Part of the Deltaproteobacteria bacterium CG2_30_66_27 genome is shown below.
GGGGGAAGAGGAAGTCTCCATCGCGCCCCCGGCTCCCGCGGCGGCCCCGGCCCCCACGACGGCCGAATAATTCCGGGTTCCGAGCGGCCCGAACGATCAGGGAGATCCAGAGAAATGCAGATCACATCCGGTATGGTCAAGGAGCTCCGCGAGAAGACCGGCGCGGGCCTGATGGATTGCAAGGCGGCGCTTACGGCGTCGGACGGCGACATGGAGGCGGCGATCGACCACCTCCGCAAGAAGGGTCTTGCGTCGGCCGCGAAGAAGTCTTCGCGGATCGCCTCCGAGGGGGTCGTATGCGCCCACGTGGAGGGGAACTCCGGGGCGCTGGTCGAGGTGAACTGCGAGACCGACTTCGTGGCCAGGACCGACGACTTTGTCGGGCTGGCAAAGGCGGTCGCCGCGCTGGTCAACTTCAAGGCGCCGCGGGACGTCGACGAAGCCCTGACCTTGCCGCTCGACGGCGGGAACCTCGGTGAAAAACTGGTGGAGGCGGTCGCGAAGATCGGCGAGAAGATCTCCTTCCGCCGGTTCGCGCGTCTCGATACGCCGGCGGGGACGCCCGGCATGGTTGTTCCGTACATCCACGCCGGGGCGAAGATCGGGGTCCTCGTGGCGGTGTCGGGCGCGGATCGGTCGAACGCAGCGGTCGCCGCGCTGGCCAAGGACCTCGCAATGCAGGTGGCGGCCGCCCATCCGTCGTACGTTGCCAGGAACGAGGTGCCGGCGGCGGTGATCGAGCACGAGAAGTCGATCTACCGGGAGCAGGCCAAGGCTTCGGGGAAACCCGACAAGATCCTCGACAAGATCGCCGACGGGAAGTTACAGAAATATTTCGGTGATTTCTGCCTTCTGGAGCAGGCGTTCATCAAGGACCCGGACCGGAAGGTCTCGCAGCTCCTCGCGGACGCGGGGAAGGCCGCCGGCGCACCGGTCGCGGTGAGCGCCTTCGCCCGGTTCCAGGTGGGCGAGGGGATGGAGAAGCGGTCGGACGACCTGGCCGCCGAGGTGGCGAAGCAGCTCGGGCGGGGGTGATCGACCCGACCCGCCGCCCTGCGGAGGTTGCGTGACGAAACCGTCGTACCGTCGGATCCTGCTGAAGCTGTCGGGGGAAGCCCTGATGGGGAAGCAGGCGTACGGGATCGACGACGCGATCCTCGCCGGCCTGTCGGCCGAGATCAGGGAAGTCGTCGGGCTCGGCGTCCAGGTGGCCCTCGTCGTCGGCGGAGGGAACATCTTCCGCGGGATCGGCACCAGCCGGGACTTCGGCATCGACCGCGCCTCCGCGGACTACATGGGGATGCTGGCGACGGTCATCAACAGCCTCGCCCTGCAGGATGTCCTCGAGCGGACCGGCGTCACGACCCGCGTGCTGAGCGCGATCGAGATGCGGGCGATCGCCGAGCCGTACATCCGCCGACGCGCCCTGCGCCACCTTGAAAAGGGGCGGGTGGTCATCTTCGC
Proteins encoded:
- a CDS encoding translation elongation factor Ts; translation: MQITSGMVKELREKTGAGLMDCKAALTASDGDMEAAIDHLRKKGLASAAKKSSRIASEGVVCAHVEGNSGALVEVNCETDFVARTDDFVGLAKAVAALVNFKAPRDVDEALTLPLDGGNLGEKLVEAVAKIGEKISFRRFARLDTPAGTPGMVVPYIHAGAKIGVLVAVSGADRSNAAVAALAKDLAMQVAAAHPSYVARNEVPAAVIEHEKSIYREQAKASGKPDKILDKIADGKLQKYFGDFCLLEQAFIKDPDRKVSQLLADAGKAAGAPVAVSAFARFQVGEGMEKRSDDLAAEVAKQLGRG
- a CDS encoding UMP kinase is translated as MTKPSYRRILLKLSGEALMGKQAYGIDDAILAGLSAEIREVVGLGVQVALVVGGGNIFRGIGTSRDFGIDRASADYMGMLATVINSLALQDVLERTGVTTRVLSAIEMRAIAEPYIRRRALRHLEKGRVVIFAAGTGNPYFTTDTAAALRAMEINADAILKATKVDGVYDRDPMLDPKAKKYSRLTYLDVLRKNLKVMDATAISLCMDNDLPIVVFNLTKKGNILKVVRGEKIGTVVHGGK